A single region of the Theileria annulata chromosome 4, complete sequence, *** SEQUENCING IN PROGRESS *** genome encodes:
- a CDS encoding 60S ribosomal protein L6, putative (Tap349h10.p1c.cand.199 - score = 20.44;~SMART pfam:Ribosomal_L6e (PF01159) at aa 81-212, E()=6.40e-18), with product MTAVSRTLKPKVKLNRRKTVVTRTGKTKVVGRKYASAPKVRESLRPGAVLILLTGSYKGKRVVLLKVLKSGLLLVTGPFSFNGVPLRRVNSRYVIATSTNVYEFAEFDGSSLKSSVERAVSDLTDESFGKSKETKLAEFKDRKKKNKNKDSMFVDEPSVPVKSPELLSKLRALQSKVDDVLVPSLKKSELLTKYLKSRFTLRNNMYPHLLKF from the coding sequence ATGACTGCAGTTTCAAGGACTCTTAAACCCAAGGTCAAATTAAATAGAAGAAAGACAGTCGTAACGAGAACTGGTAAAACTAAAGTTGTAGGTCGTAAATATGCGAGCGCCCCTAAAGTACGCGAAAGTTTAAGACCGGGAGCAGTTTTGATCTTACTGACAGGAAGTTACAAAGGAAAGCGTGTAGTTTTATTGAAGGTCTTGAAAAGCGGACTTCTATTGGTGACTGGACCATTCTCGTTTAACGGTGTTCCTCTGAGGAGAGTTAATTCTAGGTACGTGATTGCAACATCAACAAACGTGTATGAGTTTGCCGAGTTTGATGGTAGCTCACTGAAGTCCTCAGTTGAAAGAGCAGTTTCAGATCTTACAGACGAAAGTTTCGGAAAGTCTAAGGAGACTAAGCTTGCAGAGTTCAAGGACCGCAAGAAGAAGAACAAGAATAAGGACTCGATGTTTGTTGACGAGCCTTCGGTTCCAGTAAAGTCCCCAGAACTTTTGAGTAAACTCAGGGCTCTCCAGAGCAAGGTTGACGACGTATTGGTTCCTTCACTTAAAAAGTCAGAACTCTTGACAAAGTACCTAAAGTCAAGGTTTACTCTAAGGAACAACATGTACCCACACCTACTCaagttttaa
- a CDS encoding metallopeptidase, putative (Tap349h10.p1c.C.cand.32 - score = 70.32;~SMART AAA (SM00382) at aa 241-377, E()=1.96e-19; pfam:Peptidase_M41 (PF01434) at aa 434-646, E()=7.60e-73;~1 probable transmembrane helix predicted for TA08725 by TMHMM2.0 at aa 167-184), with the protein MIRKYTIALIRGLSHKGRIGGIAYSFYVPKRSITHSSTRIYSLKRSIDEDILRGKLNELNLREANNYDPKIVIRAVESCHNNAFPKDEGVLKEYLRALVLSNTLYSRSLRPLVEQPNTNFTDNKLNDKILNLLDRNELHLKVDEKNPIHVVVNPSSGNNVWKFMKKFVSFSTLALFFGSFILMFNQNLHRSMKHSFKVITPDESDTTFDDVKGCDEVREELEEMIEYLKEPAKFSKLGAKLPKGILLAGSPGTGKTLIARALASEAGVPFIHASGSEFEEMFVGVGARRIRDLFTTAKSISPCIVFIDELDAVGSRRSSMDHNSVRMTLNQLLVELDGFAKHEGIVVLCATNFPESLDPALVRPGRLDKTVYIPLPDMKGRLEILKHYASKMILSSDIDLTTMAKRTVGMTGADLFNILNTAALKCSVKGLSAITATALEEAFDRVVVGLKGKPLINERERKSTAYHEGGHTLVSLHTNSATKVHKATILPRGNTLGVTWKIPEEKKDTRMNELKAEIDVLMGGMAAEEVIYGKENVTTGCQSDLKRATEIAKTLVFFKILILISQVMQFGVGLKDVVGPMFVDTQSYKELSEDLRKKIDSTVQSILDESYARAVTIIKNNVNQLHRLSEALVEYETLNYDEILKAIEGRLEMGVLRINPRDQKNKVSNIKIKSTGDLITETQTQHSFKSN; encoded by the exons atgataagGAAATATACAATAGCTCTTATTAGGGGTTTATCCCATAAGGGAAGAATCGGAGGAATCGCCTACTCGTTTTATGTACCAAAACGCTCAATCACCCACTCTTCAACAAGAATATACAGCTTAAAAAGATCAATAGATGAAGATATACTTAGAGGGAAACTAAATGAACTAAACCTGAGAGAAGCAAATAATTATGATCCAAAGATTGTGATTAGAGCAGTTGAATCCTGCCATAACAATGCATTCCCTAAAGATGAAGGAGTTTTAAAGGAATATTTAAGGGCTCTGGTTTTATCCAATACACTTTATAGTAGATCCCTTAGACCTCTGGTGGAGCAACCAAACACAAACTTTacagataataaattaaat gataaaattttaaatttgttagaTCGCAATGAGTTACACCTCAAGGTGGATGAAAAGAACCCAATCCACGTAGTAGTTAACCCCTCATCAGGGAATAATGT GTGGAAATTCATGAAGAAGTTCGTTTCTTTTTCAACTCTGGCACTGTTCTTTGGAAGCTTTATACTCATGTTTAACCAGAACCTACATAGAAGTATGAAACACTCATTCAAAGTAATAACACCAGACGAGTCTGACACAACATTCGATGACGTAAAG GGATGTGATGAGGTCAGGGAAGAGCTCGAGGAAATGATAGAGTACCTAAAGGAACCAGCAAAATTCTCAAAGCTTGGAGCTAAACTACCAAAAGGAATACTTTTGGCAGGAAGCCCAGGAACAGGAAAAACACTCATTGCAAGAGCACTGGCAAGTGAAGCTGGAGTGCCGTTCATTCACGCCTCAGGGTCAGAATTTGAAGAGATGTTTGTAGGAGTTGGAGCAAGGAGAATAAGAGACCTCTTTACAACCGCAAAATCAATCTCGCCGTGCATAGTTTTCATAGATGAACTGGACGCAGTGGGAAGTAGAAGGTCATCAATGGACCACAACAGTGTTAGAATGACCTTGAACCAGCTCCTGGTTGAGTTGGACGGCTTTGCGAAACACGAGGGAATAGTTGTTCTCTGCGCAACTAACTTCCCTGAAAGCCTTGACCCAGCACTAGTGAGACCTGGAAGATTAGATAAAACAGTGTATATACCTCTACCTGATATGAAGGGAAGGCTAGAAATACTTAAACACTACGCTAGcaaaatgattttatctAGTGACATCGACCTTACAACGATGGCTAAGCGCACTGTGGGTATGACAGGAGCTGACCTTTTCAACATATTAAACACGGCTGCGCTCAAATGCTCTGTCAAGGGCCTTTCAGCAATAACAGCCACTGCACTTGAGGAGGCTTTTGATAGAGTTGTTGTTGGTTTGAAGGGCAAACCGTTAATAAATGAGCGTGAAAGGAAGTCGACGGCATACCATGAGGGAGGCCACACTCTAGTAAGTCTCCACACAAACTCGGCCACGAAGGTCCACAAAGCAACAATTCTTCCAAGAGGTAACACCCTCGGTGTCACATGGAAAATACCAGAAGAGAAAAAGGATACTAGGATGAACGAGCTCAAGGCTGAAATCGATGTTCTAATGGGGGGTATGGCTGCAGAGGAGGTCATTTACGGCAAAGAAAACGTGACTACAGGATGTCAAAGTGATTTAAAGAGAGCCACTGAAATTGCCAAGACTCTggtatttttcaaaattttaattttaatttctcaGGTCATGCAGTTTGGAGTTGGACTTAAGGACGTTGTGGGTCCAATGTTCGTAGACACTCAAAGCTATAAAGAACTGAGTGAAGATTTGAGGAAGAAAATAGACTCAACAGTCCAATCAATTCTCGat GAATCATATGCTAGGGCTGTTACAATCATAAAGAACAATGTTAACCAGCTCCATAGGCTTTCTGAGGCCTTGGTGGAGTACGAGACTTTAAACTACGATGAGATATTAAAGGCAATTGAGGGTAGGCTTGAGATGGGTGTGCTCAGGATCAACCCCAGAGATCAGAAAAACAAGGTTTCCAACATTAAAATCAAGTCAACTGGAGACTTGATAACCGAAACTCAAACTCAACACTCATTTAAATCTAACTAA
- a CDS encoding uncharacterized protein (Tap349h10.p1c.C.cand.31 - score = 50.81): MIIYHLIHTNPYFISNISKGYFNVSNIFKFVPLYRKLNSFYTTTNRCTNNILKNHNLNEPTSTKNTNSFEQSHNIQDSITLADDSSTLNLNQKQLCRSSHKNFLLYSYNNFDFDTIIKINNHVLAPYQTSPKRKTELHRKQYLSKFLKCISKHNPQSDHEMLSRWLIRCIDLLTSHDMYSMLRVRYILNYDNSFETLRSSYGIDTLEKFSNVQRAKEIREKVLEEKASKNKTAKRKLLMRYLKINKVKFLRDHNITKAVYEASIEWNDENINKKKMEESRFAFIYNLPFIEFDHLKGKLSDVLSKFGPLKNIEIIDDRVPPLARFVNPNNMSKNHNYDPKDKYSPLYAIVGMLFKLLESLEFQNHEDRNSLCSSNIRVFGILFFGRMIYPEFAEYKHSLITAIYPPFKKMSGALQFIANTLVDIYDDSDYENQTHEFSTCKITPLVRRKKKNNSSMVVTAEKNMKDLNTQEENKQIEDNHIDPGMIEDIKKDSLTDLDPQWIVLRFNNFKNAYYARQKLVEQISSEPRSFVSFDTKRSVFHNGEYIDLPLFRYTQDNETDITYTNVAKIQGEYD; encoded by the exons AtgattatttatcatttaattcataCAAACCCTTATTTCATCTCAAATATATCAAAAggatattttaatgtttctaacatatttaaatttgttcCATTATATCGCAAATTAAACTCTTTCTATACAACAACTAATCGATgtacaaataatattttaaaaaatcataatttaaatgaacCAACTTCTACCAAAAATACTAATTCCTTCGAACAATCGCATAATATTCAGGATTCCATAACATTAGCTGATGATTCCTCAACTTTGAATTTGAACCAGAAACAACTTTGTAGAAGCTCTCACAAGAACTTTCTCCTCTACTCATATAATAACTTTGATTTCGATACaataataaagataaataacCACGTTCTGGCACCATATCAGACGTCACCTAAAAGGAAAACAGAACTTCATAGAAAACagtatttatcaaaattcCTAAAATGTATATCGAAACATAACCCTCAGTCTGACCATGAGATGCTGAGTAGATGGTTAATAAGATGTATCGATTTGTTGACATCGCATGATATGTACTCAATGTTAAGAGTACGATATATACTGAACTAT GATAACTCATTTGAAACGCTGAGATCATCGTATGGGATTGACACTTTGGAGAAATTCTCAAACGTGCAGAGAGCCAAGGAAATTCGTGAAAAGGTTCTGGAAGAAAAGGcctctaaaaataaaaccGCAAAAAGAAAGTTATTGATGAGATACCTCAAGATTAATAAAGTAAAGTTCCTTAGAGATCATAACATAACG AAAGCTGTATATGAAGCAAGCATCGAGTGGAATGACgagaatataaataaaaagaagATGGAAGAGTCGAGATTCGCATTCATATATAACTTGCCatttattgaatttgatCACTTGAAGGGAAAATTGAGCGATGTATTATCTAAGTTCGGTCCACTGAAGAATATTGAGATTATTGACGACAGAGTACCGCCACTGGCTAGATTTGTGAACCCAAACAATATGAGTAAAAACCATAATTATGATCCAAAGGATAAATATTCACCCTTGTACGCTATAGTTGGTatgttatttaaattattagaaagTTTAGAATTTCAAAATCATGAGGACAGAAACTCACTTTGCTCATCAAACATTAGAGTTTTCGGAATTCTGTTCTTTGGGAGGATGATATACCCAGAATTTGCTGAATATAAACATAGTCTTATAACAGCAATTTATCCTCCGTTTAAGAAAATGTCAG GAGCACTTCAGTTTATAGCAAACACTTTGGTGGATATATATGACGATTCTGACTATGAAAACCAAACTCACG aatttagTACATGTAAAATAACGCCGTTGGTAAGGAGAAAGAAGAAAAACAATAGTTCAATGGTGGTAACAGCGGAAAAGAATATGAAAGACTTAAACACACAAGAGGAGAACAAACAAATTGAAGATAATCATATAGACCCAGGAATGATAGAGGATATAAAAAAGGATTCTTTAACAGA TTTGGACCCTCAGTGGATAGTTTTAAGGTTTAATAACTTCAAAAATGCATATTACGCCAGACAAAAATTAGTAGAACAGATATCAAGTGAGCCGAGAAGTTTTGTATCATTTGATACAAAGAGATCAGTGTTCCATAATG GCGAGTATATTGATCTACCACTGTTCCGATACACCCAAGATAATGAAACGGACATAACATATACAAATGTTGCTAAAATTCAAGGAGAATATGATTAA
- a CDS encoding uncharacterized protein (Tap349h10.p1c.cand.200 - score = 66.23;~SMART ZnF_ZZ (SM00291) at aa 358-404, E()=2.81e-02) — protein MPRKTKNKSSNHNNHSNSNKLTNGDDIADDDFDSTDESEDSSAELLTHKVEDNIFKTLMKIKNDDPDIYNYDHKFFNDSDFEPDEDDKSNKTEKPFTYSDLVRETLLKDGSEAFENDQLNPNGLSYDDEQSLLKKEFLEASKTIDDSEFLTKSDSIDVIPELIPSRTISDKPLRESELISSYWASQGKLDENEEFLKDYILNQRWREDRLENFKVDHTLQKIDEYDEEHIEKADEFELKYNYRYEEEDGAKIIGYPRNIEDSARKPDERRRQKRLEKKKRKLEEKVRRDEKIKRLKNLRKSTFEKIKEIESTAGVTIKHDAIDFDAPYDPAQHERDMKKIIGLGYDKQDDNYDSDLNPEMWWMCDDCKKGIPSGQTHYDCKECDDFTLCEKCLTVTGHEHKDFEGKNVPIICAPPEEIENYDLDYEDYIGDMPVKFKYRKVEPYPCDINVVLEKSDKELNQIMPLKHLIGYDLPNPNDIKVRKPRKNKEVKMTERKRKQMLKAMTPYNVNRDRLKAFGLDKKFKRHKQ, from the exons ATGCCCAGAAAAACTAAAAACAAATCTTCTAATCATAATAATCATTCAAATTCTAACAAATTAACTAACGGAGATGATATCGCAGATGATG atTTTGATTCTACTGACGAATCTGAAGATAGCTCAGCTGAATTACTTACACATAAAGTTGAggataatatattcaaaacCTTGATGAAAATTAAGAATGATGATCCTGATATCTACAATTATGACCATAAATTCTTTAACGACTCGGACTTTGAAccagatgaagatgataaatcaaataaaacc gAGAAACCATTTACATACTCTGATTTAGTTCGTGAAACACTATTGAAAGATGGTTCTGAAGCTTTTGAAAATGACCAACTTAATCCCAACG GGCTTTCATATGATGATGAACAGAGTTTACTCAAGAAAGAGTTTTTAGAGGCTTCCAAAACTATAGACGATTCGgaatttttaactaaaagTGACTCAATTGACGTGATTCCAGAATTGATACCATCTCGAACCATATCT gaTAAACCTTTAAGGGAAAGTGAATTGATTTCAAGTTATTGGG CTTCACAGGGAAAACTTGACGAGAATGAAGAGTTTTTGAAGGACTACATACTTAACCAGAGATGGAGAGAAGACAGACTTGAGAATTTTAAAGTCGACCATACCCTACAGAAAAT tGACGAATATGATGAAGAACATATTGAGAAGGCTGATGAGTTTGAACTAAAATACAATTACAG ATATGAGGAAGAAGATGGAGCAAAAATCATTGGATATCCCAGAAATATAGAAGATTCAGCCAGGAAACCGGATGAACGAAGACGTCAGAAAAGACTTGAAAAGAAGAAACGGAAGTTGGAGGAGAAAGTTAGAAGAGATGAGAAGATCAAAAGACTGAAGAATCTGAGAAAATCAACGTTTGAGAAGATAAAGGAAATAGAATCAACTGCTGGAGTAACTATTAAACATGATGCAATTGATTTTGACGCACCATATGATCCAGCACAACACGAGCGTGAcatgaagaaaataataggTCTAGGGTACGATAAGCAGGACGACAATTACGATTCTGACTTGAATCCTGAAATGTGGTGGATGTGTGACGACTGTAAGAAAGGAATCCCGTCAGGACAAACACATTATGACTGTAAAGAATGTGACGACTTTACTTTGTGTGAAAAATGCCTAACAGTTACTGGTCACGAGCATAAGGACTTTGAGGGCAAGAATGTTCCAATAATTTGTGCTCCGCCTGAGGAAATTGAGAACTACGACCTCGACTACGAAGACTATATCGGTGACATGCCAGTCAAGTTCAAGTATCGTAAAGTTGAGCCTTACCCGTGTGATATAAATGTAGTTCTCGAAAAGTCTGACAAAGAGTTAAACCAAATCATGCCACTGAAGCACCTGATTGGCTATGACTTACCAAACCCTAATGATATAAAGGTCCGTAAGCCTCGAAAGAATAAAGAAGTCAAAATGACTGAAAGGAAGAGGAAACAAATGTTAAAGGCCATGACTCCATACAACGTTAACAGGGACAGACTTAAAGCCTTTGGCCTCGATAAGAAATTTAAACGCCATAAGCaatag
- a CDS encoding uncharacterized protein (Tap349h10.p1c.C.cand.30 - score = 40.07), whose product MRSLLIIKSYIIIKLLSNVFHPSYSLTSNILNPPLDNNVKSTTDLPVTQQQLETDIGNHNILYYFLAQSNNIHNIDDEIRNKEILDTGEKNEISFNNNSGGCNVLKDDYIEVALDPHDILKTQELIYSITPSELRLYFKDRNPKKEHTNPPKKGKLFARFSFNTIVTPFETISSSRECFRLFYNKSPIIFCGSDTKTRELVFYFYIFSSFMVSLLKAKFCFVAHTALGPSHNISKFGKKEAELPEFSNKKKRLENLFKDSSDVGINEHENDTTNIDIKNIQSGKPQIFLNGEEVNGDDSEAKPGQAA is encoded by the exons ATGAGATCTCTCCttattataaaatcatatataattattaaattattatcaaatgtATTTCATCCTTCATATTCTCTCacatcaaatatattaaatccACCATTAG ACAATAATGTCAAATCGACTACTGACCTTCCAGTTACACAACAACAACTTGAAACTGATATTGGTAATcacaatattttatattattttttagctCAATCGAATAATATTCATAATATCGATGAtgaaattagaaataaagAGATCCTAGATACAGGTGAAAAAAACGAAATCTCATTCAACAATAATTCTGGCGGATGTAATGTGTTAAAG GATGACTATATTGAAGTTGCCCTTGACCCTcatgatattttaaaaactcAGGAACTAATATACTCTATTACTCCATCAGAACTACGTCTATATTTCAAAG aTCGCAACCCGAAGAAGGAACATACAAATCCTCCTAAAAAGGGTAAACTGTTTGCAAgattttcatttaatacAATTGTAACTCCATTTGAGACTATCAGTTCGTCCAGAGAAT GTTTTAGACTCTTCTATAACAAATCGCCGATTATTTTCTGTGGTTCAGACACTAAAACTCGAGAGTtagttttttatttttatatttttagcTCTTTTATGGTTTCTCTGCTCAAAGCCAAGTTCTGTTTTGTTGCCCACACAGCATTAGGCCCATCTCACAACATATCTAAATTTGGTAAAAAGGAAGCAGAACTGCCtgaattttcaaataaaaaGAAACGACTGGAGAATTTGTTCAAAGACTCTTCAGACGTTGGAATAAACGAACACGAGAACGATACAACCAACATAGATATCAAGAATATTCAATCAGGGAAACCTCAG atatttttaaatggaGAAGAGGTGAACGGAGATGATTCTGAAGCCAAGCCCGGACAAGCCGCATAG
- a CDS encoding uncharacterized protein (Tap349h10.p1c.cand.201 - score = 50.18;~SMART pfam:PH (PF00169) at aa 219-313, E()=3.30e-03;~Signal peptide predicted for TA08745 by SignalP 2.0 HMM (Signal peptide probability 0.973, signal anchor probability 0.013) with cleavage site probability 0.946 between residues 22 and 23) → MKYFPTIFYGFLLFIIASNVKAKPYDSILRFIQSHSDEDEDDYDKEEEQHEEDEEHDEHETNFKDEEDHPDDKENGEKRSLNDQDNVVASTDKPLVEEPKKSPSWVDEEDLISEFESSQSERAKELSIKALQKRRAANSLRVYCEGIEQELEKAKKKTNGMQRLDKYKLTSQLESNLARAYLLYKQADLLDQKAQEANKSLELLHSNDKDSVILRDCNMLKIGPLSYSSRGDNVIHKTKEPLMAKLTGNSLVLYHNKIPKLTYYIVDLEMPTKPVESASRCFTFAYRGADQVLCSATEESAHTWMNAITEAWFCKNLGIKGTLISLKNIKPKKEEPVPLLKHAVKENKNKGLINMEVYVDDDKKTHLLVEGKEKPLSSISDIIDVNRIVKEKKENKNKKE, encoded by the exons atGAAATACTTTCCAACCATATTCTATGGtttcttattatttattatcgCATCAAATGTTAAG GCCAAACCTTATGATTCAATTTTGAGGTTTATTCAAAGCCATTctgatgaagatgaagatgacTATGACAAAGAAGAAGAACAAcatgaagaagatgaagaacATGATGAGCATGAAACGAATTTTAAAGATGAGGAAGATCACCCTGATGATAAAGAAAATGGAGAGAAACGATCATTGAATGATCAAGACAATGTAGTTGCTTCAACTGATAAACCTCTGGTAGAGGAACCTAAAAAGTCTCCTTCATGGGTCGATGAAGAGGATTTAATTTCTGAATTCGAG TCGTCACAATCAGAACGAGCTAAGGAGCTATCAATTAAAGCTCTTCAGAAAAGAAGAGCCGCAAATTCTCTGAGAGTTTATTGCGAAGGGATTGAACAAGAGCTTGAAAAGGCCAAGAAAAAAACAAATGGGATGCAGAGGCTTGATAAATACAAACTAACTTCACAGCTCGAGTCAAACCTTGCAAGAgcatatttattatacaagCAGGCAGATTTACTTGATCAAAAAGCACAAGAAGCAAATAAATCTCTGGAGTTATTACACTCAAATGATAAAGATAGTGTGATTCTAAGAg ACTGCAATATGTTAAAAATCGGCCCACTGTCGTATTCTTCCAGGGGAGATAATGTAATTCACAAAACGAAGGAACCTCTAATGGCCAAGTTAACTGGAAATTCTCTAGTTCTATACCATAACAAAATCCCCAAATT GACTTATTACATTGTTGACCTAGAAATGCCTACAAAACCTGTTGAATCAGCTTCTAGATGCTTTACCTTCGCATACCGGGGTGCAGATCAAGTGCTTTGTTCAGCAACTGAAGAATCTGCACACACTTGGATGAATG CTATAACAGAAGCTTGGTTTTGTAAGAATCTGGGTATTAAAGGAACTCTGATCagtttgaaaaatattaaaccAAAGAAAGAGGAACCCGTGCCATTACTTAAACATGCAGTTAAAGAGAATAAAAACAAA GGTCTAATTAATATGGAAGTGTACGTTGACGATGATAAAAAAACACACCTATTGGTCGAAGGCAAAGAAAAACCATTATCATCAATTTCAGATATAATTGATGTCAACAGAATAGTTAAAG agaaaaaagaaaataagAACAAAAAGGAATGA